The nucleotide sequence TGGACCAGCCCCGGATTTGACCTGTCAGATGCGTGGGAGCGGTATTACCTCGCATTTTCAGCCCGGATGGAAGAAACCGGCATCCCGTTCGAGATCAACCTTCAGGCGGCATCCAGCCATGACGCGCATGATCAGCAACTCGCTCATATCGAAGCATTTATAAGCCAAGGCGTCGACTACATCGTGATGGGCCCGACAGAACTGGAAGCGCAGATTCCGTCCTATAACGCCATCCATGAAGCGGGCATTCCGCTGATCATCACGAACTATGTTCGCCGCCTGCCCGGTGACGACAAGACCTTGATGTACACCGCTTTCGATCACGAAGTCGGCGGCGTGATGACCGGCGAATGGATCTTCGACCGGCTGGAAGGCAAAGGCAAGATTGGCCTGATGCGCGTTCTGCCCGGCGATATGGATGACCAGCGGTTCGGCGGGGCTTGGTCAGTGCTGGAGAACGGCGATTTTGAAATCGTCGCCGAAGAATTCACCTTCGCCGACCGACAGCTGTCGTTCCAGATCGCCGAGAACATGATGACGGCGCATCCTGACATCGACCTGCTGTTTGGTCTGTGCTCTGCCTGCGCGCTGGGTGGCGTTCCGGCGCTGGAGGCCATGGGCCTGACCGGAACGGTTGACATCATCGGCTTCGGCGGCATTCCGGAAGAAACCGCGCTGATGCAGAATGGCACTTTCTCAGGCTCGGTCTTCCGCCAGATTGACGATCTCGGGGTCGCGATTGCCGAAGCGGTCAAACGTCACATGGAAGGGCGCGCCGAAGAAATTCCGGCAGTCTTTACTGGTGCATACGTCATGATGGACGACACTTGGGAAGCCGAGCAGTTCGA is from Roseinatronobacter monicus and encodes:
- a CDS encoding substrate-binding domain-containing protein, whose translation is MKLRTALKLTTIAASFALGAGTVSAEGVDIDALVAEILAGQNTDLALHQAYAEAVSAPGTPFQGTLPDKTIHIGWTSPGFDLSDAWERYYLAFSARMEETGIPFEINLQAASSHDAHDQQLAHIEAFISQGVDYIVMGPTELEAQIPSYNAIHEAGIPLIITNYVRRLPGDDKTLMYTAFDHEVGGVMTGEWIFDRLEGKGKIGLMRVLPGDMDDQRFGGAWSVLENGDFEIVAEEFTFADRQLSFQIAENMMTAHPDIDLLFGLCSACALGGVPALEAMGLTGTVDIIGFGGIPEETALMQNGTFSGSVFRQIDDLGVAIAEAVKRHMEGRAEEIPAVFTGAYVMMDDTWEAEQFDAVNEYAVRYSGHN